Part of the Pseudomonas lijiangensis genome is shown below.
ACCCAATAAAAAAGCCCCCGCAAGCGGAGGCTTTTTCTTGAATCAACGCTTAAGCGATGATTTTGGCTACGACGCCAGCGCCGACGGTACGACCGCCTTCACGGATAGCGAAACGCAGACCGTCTTCCATTGCGATTGGCTTGATCAGGGTAACGGAAACTTTCACGTTATCACCTGGCATTACCATCTCAACGCCTTCCGGCAGTTCGCAGCTACCAGTTACGTCGGTAGTACGGAAGTAGAACTGTGGACGGTAGCCTTTGAAGAACGGAGTGTGACGACCGCCTTCTTCTTTGCTCAGAACGTAGATTTCAGCTTCGAACTGAGTGTGCGGCTTGACGGTGCCTGGCTTGACCAGAACCTGGCCACGCTCAACGTCGTCACGCTTGGTGCCACGCAGCAGAACGCCGCAGTTCTCACCAGCACGGCCTTCGTCCAGCAGCTTGCGGAACATCTCAACGCCAGTGCAAGTAGTTTTGGTAGTGTCACGCAGACCTACGATTTCTACTTCTTCCTGGATCTTGATGATGCCACGCTCAACACGACCAGTTACAACAGTACCGCGACCGGAGATCGAGAATACGTCTTCGATTGGCATCAGGAACGGCTTGTCGATAGCGCGCTCTGGCTCTGGGATGTAGCTGTCCAGAGTTTCAACCAGCTTCTTGACAGCCGAAGTACCCATCTCGTTGTCGTCCTGGCCGTTCAGAGCCATCAGAGCCGAACCGATGATGATCGGAGTGTCGTCGCCCGGGAAGTCGTAAGTGCTCAGCAGATCGCGCACTTCCATCTCAACCAGTTCCAGCAGCTCAGCGTCGTCAACCATGTCAGCCTTGTTCAGGAAGACAACGATGTACGGAACGCCAACCTGACGGGACAGCAGGATGTGCTCACGAGTTTGTGGCATCGGACCATCAGCGGCCGAACAAACCAGGATCGCGCCGTCCATCTGGGCAGCACCGGTGATCATGTTTTTTACGTAGTCGGCGTGACCTGGGCAGTCAACGTGTGCGTAGTGACGCACGGACGAATCGTATTCAACGTGAGCGGTGTTGATGGTGATACCACGAGCTTTCTCTTCCGGGGCGCTGTCGATCTTGTCGAAGTCAACCTTTGCGGAACCGAAAACTTCGGAGCAAACGCGAGTCAGAGCAGCGGTCAGAGTGGTTTTACCATGGTCAACGTGACCGATGGTGCCAACGTTGACGTGCGGTTTGTTACGTTCAAATTTTTCTTTAGCCACGACAGTGAACTCCTAGCCTAAAGGGGCTGAATCAGCCTTGTTTTTTAACGATAGCTTCGACGACATTCGACGGAGCTTCGGAGTATTTGGAGAATTCCATAGAGTAGCTCGCGCGACCCTGAGACATGGAGCGGACGTCGGTCGCATAACCGAACATCTCACCCAACGGAACCTCGGCGCGGATAACCTTGCCGGAAACCGTATCTTCCATACCCTGGATCAGACCACGACGACGGTTCAGGTCACCCATCACGTCACCCATGTAGTCCTCAGGTGTTACAACTTCAACCTTCATGATCGGCTCAAGAACAACACCGCCACCCTTGGTAGCCAGTTGCTTGGTCGCCATGGAGGCCGCCACCTTGAACGCCATCTCGTTGGAGTCGACGTCGTGGTAAGAACCATCGAAAACGGTAGCCTTCAGGCCGATCAGCGGATAGCCGGCAACAACACCGTTCTTCATCTGCTCTTCGATACCCTTCTGGATAGCCGGGATGTATTCCTTAGGAACAACACCACCAACTACTTCGTTCACGAATTGCAGACCTTCCTGACCTTCGTCAGCAGGGGCAAAACGGATCCAGCAATGGCCAAACTGACCACGACCGCCGGACTGACGAACGAACTTGCCTTCGATCTCACAAGCCTTCGTGATCTTCTCACGATAGGAAACCTGTGGTTTACCGATGTTGGCTTCGACGTTGAACTCACGGCGCATCCGGTCAACCAGGATGTCCAGGTGCAATTCGCCCATGCCAGAGATGATCGTTTGACCAGTCTCTTCATCAGTCTTGACGCGGAAAGACGGGTCTTCCTGAGCAAGCTTGCCCAGTGCGATACCCATTTTTTCCTGGTCATCCTTGGTTTTTGGCTCAACGGCAACCGAAATAACCGGCTCCGGGAAGTCCATACGAACCAGGATGATTGGCTTTTCAGCGGAGCAGAGGGTATCACCAGTGGTGACGTCCTTCATGCCGATCAGGGCCGCGATGTCACCAGCGCGAACTTCCTTGATCTCTTCACGGGTGTTTGCGTGCATTTGCACCATACGACCCACGCGCTCTTTCTTGCCTTTTACCGAGTTGATCACGCCGTCGCCGGAGCTCAACACGCCCGAGTAAACGCGGGCAAAGGTCAAGGTACCCACGAATGGGTCGGTAGCGATCTTGAACGCCAGAGCCGAGAACGGCTCGTTGTCGTCTGCATGACGCTCCATTTCAACAGTCTCGTCATCCGGATCGGAACCCTTGATGGCAGGAATGTCGACTGGTGCAGGCAGGTAGTCGATAACGGCGTCGAGAACCAGGGGAACACCCTTGTTCTTGAAGGAAGAACCACAAACAGCAAGAACGATTTCGCCAGCGATTGTGCGCTGACGCAGTGCGCCCTTGATTTCCTCGATGGAAAGCTCTTCGCCTTCGAGGTACTTGTTCATCAGCTCTTCGTTGGCTTCAGCAGCTGCTTCAACCATGTTGCTGCGCCACTCTTCAGCCAATTCCTGCAGTTCAGCAGGGATCGCCTCGCGACGAGCAGCCATACCCTTGTCAGCATCATCCCAGTAAACAGCTTCCATGGTCATCAGATCGATCTGACCCTGGAAATTGTCTTCTGCACCGATAGCCAACTGGATTGGCACTGGAGTGTGACCCAGACGCTGTTTGATCTGACCGATCACGCGCAGGAAGTTCGCACCAGCACGGTCCATCTTGTTTACATAAACAAGACGCGGAACGCCGTATTTGTTGGCTTGACGCCATACGGTTTCCGACTGAGGCTCAACGCCCGAAGTACCGCAGAAAACCACGACAGCACCGTCGAGAACACGCAGCGAACGCTCTACTTCAATAGTGAAGTCAACGTGGCCGGGGGTATCGATGATGTTGAAGCGATACTTGTCGAATTGCTTGGCAGAACCAGCCCAGAAGGCTGTGGTTGCAGCGGAAGTAATGGTAATACCCCGCTCCTGCTCTTGAACCATCCAGTCCATGGTCGCGGCGCCATCATGCACCTCGCCCATTTTGTGGTTTACGCCAGTGTAAAAAAGGACGCGCTCGGTGGTCGTGGTTTTACCAGCGTCCACGTGAGCAACGATACCGATGTTACGGTAGCGGTTAATCGGAGTAGTACGAGCCATAAAGCCCTCGCAAAATTAGTGACGCCGGAATTAGAAGCGGTAGTGCGAGAAAGCTTTGTTAGCTTCAGCCATACGGTGCACGTCTTCACGCTTCTTAACTGCAGCACCTTTACCTTCGGCGGCGTCCAACAGTTCGCCAGCCAAACGCAGAGCCATAGACTTTTCGCCACGCTTGCGCGCGAAGTCTACCAGCCAGCGCATTGCCAATGCATTACGACGGGACGGACGAACTTCAACCGGAACCTGGTAAGTAGCACCGCCTACACGGCGCGACTTCACTTCGACCAGCGGAGCGATGGCGTCGAGAGCTTTCTCGAAGATTTCCAGGGGGTCGCTGTTCTTGCGTTCTTTAACCTTGTCCAGCGCGCCATAAACGATACGCTCGGCAACGGCTTTCTTGCCGCTTTCCATCACGTGGTTCATGAACTTGGCCAGGATTTGGCTTCCGTATTTTGGATCGTCAAGCACTTCGCGCTTGGCTGCTACGCGTCTTCTTGGCATGGATAAGCCCTCAAACGGTCTTCAGGTTAGCTCGGAACCACCATCCCCTTAGGAATGCGTCCGACCTTACTCTTATCGACTCAGAAAAATAGAAATCTGCAAACTCAATCAGAAGCCGAATACTACTTAGGCTTCTTGGTACCGTATTTCGAGCGACCCTGGTTACGACCTTTAACGCCGGAAGTATCCAAAGAACCACGAACGGTGTGATAACGAACACCTGGCAAGTCTTTTACACGACCGCCACGGATCAGTACCACGCTGTGCTCTTGCAGGTTGTGACCTTCACCACCGATGTACGAGGAAACCTCGAAACCGTTGGTCAGGCGCACACGGCAGACTTTACGCAATGCCGAGTTAGGTTTTTTCGGCGTGGTGGTATACACACGAGTGCACACACCGCGACGTTGCGGGCAGTTCTGCAGCGCAGGCACGTCGGATTTCTCGACGATACGCTTACGCGGCTGACGTACCAGCTGGTTGATAGTTGCCATCTACTAGCTCCACTGTTGTCTTGCGACGCTATTGTCTTACAAGAAAGCAAATGACAGGGCGTAAGCCCCGCCAAATTTAGGGGTACAAGAGTCTAAAGAGGATCCTGCCCCCAGTCAAGACAAAGCCCCGACCTCTTCACCCGGCGAACACAGCAAAAAACTGTGGTCGCCGGAAGAAAAATGCCGAGGCTTTACTCTTAATTACCGCTGGAGTTCAACGCTTCAGTCAGAGCGGCTTCTACTTCGCTCGCGCTGACACGCAACGGTTTGTCGATATCACGGCGACGCTTGCGCT
Proteins encoded:
- the fusA gene encoding elongation factor G, which gives rise to MARTTPINRYRNIGIVAHVDAGKTTTTERVLFYTGVNHKMGEVHDGAATMDWMVQEQERGITITSAATTAFWAGSAKQFDKYRFNIIDTPGHVDFTIEVERSLRVLDGAVVVFCGTSGVEPQSETVWRQANKYGVPRLVYVNKMDRAGANFLRVIGQIKQRLGHTPVPIQLAIGAEDNFQGQIDLMTMEAVYWDDADKGMAARREAIPAELQELAEEWRSNMVEAAAEANEELMNKYLEGEELSIEEIKGALRQRTIAGEIVLAVCGSSFKNKGVPLVLDAVIDYLPAPVDIPAIKGSDPDDETVEMERHADDNEPFSALAFKIATDPFVGTLTFARVYSGVLSSGDGVINSVKGKKERVGRMVQMHANTREEIKEVRAGDIAALIGMKDVTTGDTLCSAEKPIILVRMDFPEPVISVAVEPKTKDDQEKMGIALGKLAQEDPSFRVKTDEETGQTIISGMGELHLDILVDRMRREFNVEANIGKPQVSYREKITKACEIEGKFVRQSGGRGQFGHCWIRFAPADEGQEGLQFVNEVVGGVVPKEYIPAIQKGIEEQMKNGVVAGYPLIGLKATVFDGSYHDVDSNEMAFKVAASMATKQLATKGGGVVLEPIMKVEVVTPEDYMGDVMGDLNRRRGLIQGMEDTVSGKVIRAEVPLGEMFGYATDVRSMSQGRASYSMEFSKYSEAPSNVVEAIVKKQG
- the tuf gene encoding elongation factor Tu; the protein is MAKEKFERNKPHVNVGTIGHVDHGKTTLTAALTRVCSEVFGSAKVDFDKIDSAPEEKARGITINTAHVEYDSSVRHYAHVDCPGHADYVKNMITGAAQMDGAILVCSAADGPMPQTREHILLSRQVGVPYIVVFLNKADMVDDAELLELVEMEVRDLLSTYDFPGDDTPIIIGSALMALNGQDDNEMGTSAVKKLVETLDSYIPEPERAIDKPFLMPIEDVFSISGRGTVVTGRVERGIIKIQEEVEIVGLRDTTKTTCTGVEMFRKLLDEGRAGENCGVLLRGTKRDDVERGQVLVKPGTVKPHTQFEAEIYVLSKEEGGRHTPFFKGYRPQFYFRTTDVTGSCELPEGVEMVMPGDNVKVSVTLIKPIAMEDGLRFAIREGGRTVGAGVVAKIIA
- the rpsG gene encoding 30S ribosomal protein S7, producing MPRRRVAAKREVLDDPKYGSQILAKFMNHVMESGKKAVAERIVYGALDKVKERKNSDPLEIFEKALDAIAPLVEVKSRRVGGATYQVPVEVRPSRRNALAMRWLVDFARKRGEKSMALRLAGELLDAAEGKGAAVKKREDVHRMAEANKAFSHYRF
- the rpsL gene encoding 30S ribosomal protein S12, which codes for MATINQLVRQPRKRIVEKSDVPALQNCPQRRGVCTRVYTTTPKKPNSALRKVCRVRLTNGFEVSSYIGGEGHNLQEHSVVLIRGGRVKDLPGVRYHTVRGSLDTSGVKGRNQGRSKYGTKKPK